The following coding sequences are from one Ovis canadensis isolate MfBH-ARS-UI-01 breed Bighorn chromosome 7, ARS-UI_OviCan_v2, whole genome shotgun sequence window:
- the LOC138444150 gene encoding olfactory receptor 4F3/4F16/4F29-like: MGGANHSVVSEFVFLGLSSSWEIQLLLFLFFSVFYMASLMGNLLIVFSVSADSSLHSPMYFLLANLSFLDVGVCSIAAPKMIYDLFRKRKAISFGGCLTQIFFIHAIGGTEMVLLIAMAFDRYVAICKPLHYLTIMNPRMCILILAAAWVPGLIHSVAQLAFVIDLPFCGPNVLDSFYCDLPRLIKLACTETHRLEFMVTANSGLISVGSFFILIISYIFILVTVWKHSSGSVSKALSTLSAHVTVVVLFFGPLIFFYSWPFPSSHLDKFLAIFDAVLTPFLNPVIYTFRNKEMKAAMKKLCHQLVSYSKMS, from the coding sequence ATGGGTGGAGCCAACCACTCCGTGGTGTCTGAGTTTGTGTTCCTGGGACTCTCCAGTTCCTGGGAGATCcagcttcttcttttcctttttttctctgtgttctaCATGGCAAGCCTGATGGGAAACCTCCTCATTGTGTTCTCTGTGAGTGCTGACTCTAGCTTGCACTCCCCCATGTATTTCCTGCTGGCCAACCTCTCCTTTCTTGATGTGGGGGTTTGCTCTATTGCTGCTCCCAAAATGATTTATGACCTTTTCAGAAAACGCAAAGCCATCTCTTTTGGGGGTTGCCTAACTCAGATCTTCTTTATTCATGCCATTGGGGGCACAGAAATGGTGCTGCTCATTGCCATGGCCTTTGACAGATATGTGGCCATATGCAAGCCTCTCCACTACCTGACCATTATGAACCCACGAATGTGCATTTTGATTTTGGCTGCTGCCTGGGTCCCTGGGCTCATTCACTCAGTGGCCCAACTGGCTTTTGTCATAGACTTGCCCTTCTGTGGTCCTAATGTACTGGATAGCTTTTATTGTGACCTCCCCCGACTCATTAAGCTTGCTTGCACAGAGACCCATAGACTAGAGTTCATGGTCACCGCCAACAGTGGACTCATCTCCGTGGGCTCCTTCTTCATATTGATTATTTCCTACATCTTCATTCTGGTCACTGTTTGGAAACACTCCTCAGGTAGTGTATCCAAGGCCCTCTCCACCTTGTCAGCTCACGTCACTGTGGTGGTCTTATTCTTTGGGCCATTAATCTTCTTCTActcctggcccttcccttcatcACACTTGGACAAGTTCCTTGCTATCTTTGATGCAGTTCTCactccttttctgaatccagtcaTCTACACATTCAGGAACAAGGAGATGAAAGCAGCGATGAAGAAACTCTGCCATCAGCTTGTGAGCTACAGCAAGATGTCCTAA
- the LOC138444209 gene encoding olfactory receptor 4F3/4F16/4F29-like, translated as MDGGNHSMVSEFLLQGLTSSWEIQILLFLFFTVFYIASMLGNLLIVLTILSDHHLHSPMYFLLANLSFIDTGVSSIATPKMISDLFRRHKVISLRGCVTQMFFIHAVGGAEMVLLIVMAYDRYVAICKPLHYLTIMSLRMCSSLLAVSWTIGLIHSVAQLAFVVNLPFCGPNEMDSFYCDFPRFIKLACTDTYRLEFLVTANSGFISMGTFCILMVSYIFILVTVCKHSSGGSSKALSTLSAHITVVVFFFGPCIIVYVWPFPTLPIDKFLAIFDVLITPFMNPIIYTFRNKEMKMAMRRLFGKVLSFRKSSYAQSKKFRLILTIFGN; from the coding sequence ATGGATGGAGGAAATCATTCAATGGTGTCTGAATTTTTGCTGCAGGGACTCACCAGTTCTTGGGAGATCcagattcttctttttctatttttcacagTATTTTATATAGCGAGTATGTTGGGAAACCTTCTCATTGTGCTCACGATTCTCTCAGACCACCATTTACATTCGCCCATGTACTTTTTGTTGGCCAATCTCTCCTTCATTGACACAGGTGTTTCCAGCATTGCAACCCCAAAGATGATTTCTGACCTTTTCCGAAGACACAAAGTCATCTCCTTGAGAGGCTGCGTCACTCAGATGTTCTTTATTCACGCTGTCGGGGGTGCAGAGATGGTGCTGCTCATAGTCATGGCCTATGACCGGTACGTGGCTATCTGTAAGCCGCTCCACTACCTGACCATCATGAGCCTTAGAATGTGCTCTTCTCTTCTGGCTGTTTCTTGGACCATTGGACTCATCCACTCTGTGGCCCAGCTGGCTTTTGTTGTCAACTTACCCTTTTGTGGCCCCAATGAAATGGATAGCTTTTACTGTGATTTTCCTCGGTTCATCAAACTTGCGTGTACAGACACGTATAGACTGGAGTTTCTGGTCACTGCCAACAGTGGCTTCATCTCCATGGGCACCTTCTGTATCCTGATGGTGTCTTACATCTTCATCCTGGTCACAGTGTGCAAACACTCTTCAGGTGGTTCATCCAAGGCCCTTTCTACCCTCTCAGCTCACATCACTGTGGTAGTTTTTTTCTTTGGCCCTTGCATTATTGTCTATGTGTGGCCATTCCCTACCTTACCCATAGATAAATTTTTAGCCATCTTTGATGTTCTAATTACTCCTTTTATGAATCCTATTATCTATACATTTAGAAACAAGGAGATGAAGATGGCAATGAGGAGACTGTTTGGTAAGGTTTTAAGTTTCAGGAAGAGTTCTTATGCACAATCCAAGAAATTCAGATTGATCTTGACtatttttggaaattaa
- the LOC138444210 gene encoding olfactory receptor 4F3/4F16/4F29-like — translation MDGGNRSVVSEFLLQGLTSSWEIQILLFLFFTVFYIASMLGNLLIVLTILSDHHLHSPMYFLLANLSFIDTGVSSIATPKMISDLFRRHKVISLRGCVTQMFFIHAVGGAEMVLLIVMAYDWYVAICKPLHYLTIMSLRMCSSLLAVSWTIGLIHSVAQLAFVVNLPFCGPNEMDSFYCDFPRFIKLACTDTYRLEFLVTANSGFISMGTFCILMVSYIFILVTVCKHSSGGSSKALSTLSAHITVVVFFFGPCIIVYVWPFPTLPIDKFLAIFDALITPFMNPIIYTLRNKEMKMAMRRLFGKVLSFKKSFFMHSPRNSD, via the coding sequence ATGGATGGAGGAAATCGCTCCGTGGTGTCTGAATTTTTGCTGCAGGGACTCACCAGTTCTTGGGAGATCcagattcttctttttctatttttcacagTATTTTATATAGCGAGTATGTTGGGAAACCTTCTCATTGTGCTCACAATTCTCTCAGACCACCATTTACATTCGCCCATGTACTTTTTGTTGGCCAATCTCTCCTTCATTGACACAGGTGTTTCCAGCATTGCAACCCCAAAGATGATTTCTGACCTTTTCCGAAGACACAAAGTCATCTCCTTGAGAGGCTGCGTCACTCAGATGTTCTTTATTCACGCTGTCGGGGGTGCAGAGATGGTGCTGCTCATAGTCATGGCCTATGACTGGTACGTGGCTATCTGTAAGCCGCTCCACTACCTGACCATCATGAGCCTTAGAATGTGCTCTTCTCTTCTGGCTGTTTCTTGGACCATTGGACTCATCCACTCTGTGGCCCAGCTGGCTTTTGTTGTCAACTTACCCTTTTGTGGCCCCAATGAAATGGATAGCTTTTACTGTGATTTTCCTCGGTTCATCAAACTTGCGTGTACAGACACGTATAGACTGGAGTTTCTGGTCACTGCCAACAGTGGCTTCATCTCCATGGGCACCTTCTGTATCCTGATGGTGTCTTACATCTTCATCCTGGTCACAGTGTGCAAACACTCTTCAGGTGGTTCATCCAAGGCCCTTTCTACCCTCTCAGCTCACATCACTGTGGTAGTTTTTTTCTTTGGCCCTTGCATTATTGTCTATGTGTGGCCATTCCCTACCTTACCCATAGATAAATTTTTAGCCATTTTTGATGCTCTTATTACTCCTTTTATGAATCCTATTATCTACACACTTAGAAATAAGGAGATGAAGATGGCAATGAGGAGACTCTTTGGTAAGGTTTTAAGTTTTAAGAAGAGTTTTTTCATGCACAGTCCAAGAAATTCAGATTGA